The region TATgagatattttttttatataatctaGCATGAGTGACCAGACCAGTACTAAGAATTTTGCTATTCCTTCACCTCATAATGGGTATGCACACCACTTCCTCAGGTACACTACTCATGCATGACTACATCTTGGACCCTTATGGTGTTCTTAACTGTAATTGGCATACGTAGTGAAATCATTTAACTTTGTTCATATTGTTAAATAAACAAATAAGATACTAATTAATTTCCTTGCTAACAAACGTTTGGTTTTTGGGATCCTACTGGATTTTGTTTTAGTTCTGATTCATTAAAGGACTTCACTGACCCTGGTTTATTATTCCAGAATCTCTCATGTCTTGAAGGTTCAAGTGTCATGGATTCCAGTAGTCTACAACCTGTTCATTCCTCCCAATTAGTTGGGAACAATTGTGGAGAATCTGCAAGTGTTATGAACCGAGATGTCCTACATAGCATTGATAAGGCAATGGATCAACTTACAATTAACTTGACAGGTGAAGTTAAAGATACAACACAGCCACTGAAGACAGGATCAAAAACTTCCATTGATCAAACTACTCCTCCTTTGCTTTCTGTAGTCTTAGGAATGGACTCTGTAGCCCGCGTATCGATGTTGCTGAAACGAATTAGCTTGCTCGAATCTGCAAACACTATCACAAGAAATGATTGCATGTGGCTTTTTGCTCTCTGTGCAACAGTTGATGCTCCACTACATGCTGACACTAGTGCCGCCCTCAGGAGTCTGCTGCGGAAGTGTGCTAGCATTCGTGCTGGAAAGGCTGGACTAGACGAGGAGGCTGTGATGTTGAATATACTAGCTACTATTTCAGGGAGATATTTTGGACAATCTGAAACCTGAATTCCCAGTTTGTAACTTTATTACGACGCCTTATGTTTTTCGGATTATGTATGAAGAATTTATTTAtcctagctttcttcttttttctatgTCCTTATGGATTCCTAAAGTACTTTATACTGCCAACTTTTATAGCTCTTGaatgttttaaaaatgaaattaattaaattcttctatatatttttataatctACTTGAATGTTTATACAATCTCATTTTTTCTCCTTAAGGGTATTCTTCATTGTTAGATGTGAGACCAATCTTGATGATTAAAGTTAGAGACTTTGTtaatagtttttgtttcttcatATACATGAGTTTTGGGCTTTTTTGCACAATCAACATATATTAGTAAATAAATTTTGATAATTTACAAACTTCAAATcaactttttaaataaagacAAAAAGATATATGTATAGGTAGaagacaaaagaaaaattgtGGTTGGATTTTCCGCGAAGGTTGGGGTAGCTGCTAGGGCCCCGGGATCCTCttaagtgtaaaaaaacttgagagtgtcaagttttaccatctcaccattaacttttgtgtagataataaatgaaaaataaaataaaataaaattaatggtgagatgatgaaacttgacactctcaagtttttttacacatgagaggatccaaaccCAGCTGCTAGGTTTGAAGCTCAGCACTGAAACACAAGCAGCAACACCCACCATTgtaatttcttttctctctctcttgtttGAATCATcacagagagagtgagagaaacaaactacatattattattatgtgaTGTGATGATATGTTGATTTTCTCTCCATCCAACTCTTTCACTCTTCCTTCCCAATTCCCCCCACCCTCATGCCTCGTTCCCACCTTCGTCTGCGCTTCTTTTCGCCGCCGCAGTCGTCGCCGCAACCGTCGCAACAAGCTCTCCTCCcccctcaccaccaccaccacctcgtCGGAACCCAAGCTCGAAACAGTTCTCGACCTCACTCACCTGACCCCTTTCCAAGTTCTCATCCCTTCCTTCCGTTCCGAATTTCGCCGCTTCATTTCATCCGGCAAAGACGCTTACCGCGATTTGCAGACCCTCTTCACTCTCGACGATAACCGCAGACTCGTGGTTTCGTGTCGCCCTTCCACCTTGCATTTCGTGGGAACTTCAGCGGCTCTCACCTTCCTCGTGTTGTCTGTTTTCAGGGTTTTGGTCCAATTGGTTTCTGGGTTTGGCTCTTGGCGTCGAAACGCCTCTACCTATAAGCCCGTGGTGCGTAGGGACCGGAGCCTCGGGGGAAAGGAGGTGGTTATTGCGTGGGGTGAAAGTCAGAGTCAGAGCACCCCTGCTTCCAGGGTTCAGCGCACTGCTATTGCAAAGAACAAGGTTCGGGTCGAAAAGAAATTGCCAAAATGGTGGCCAAGTGTGATCAATAATGCTGCTGTTGTCTTCGACGTCAATGAGCGAGATGAATATAAGAGAGAGGCTTACAGAGTTGTTCGAGGTTTGATTCCTCTTTTTTGCTTAGTTCATTCCAATGACATTGCATCTTTGAATTGAGGTTTGAGTCTACTTGTGCACTTCTTTTTGTAGGTAAAGATACACGTCTCTTAATTTCTATACTGTTTTGCCATCCTTTTAATTGAAGTTGCATCTCACCCGCTTGATTTCCAGCAATTGTCGACAATAGGATGGGCGGAAGAGACATCTCAGAGGATGATATAATTCGTGTCagtttccccccccccccccctggTGATTTACTTAATTATGAAATTGTGTGTGCAATTGTATCTAGTATTTGATATTAGTATTTTACAAAAATTAGTATTAGTATGTATATCGTTGTCAGTAATAACCCtcataatttggtttttggTCGAGCTCAATGGCGTAGTAtgatccatatagccgacctcacttagtgggataaggcttttgttgttgcTGTAGTATGTATATCGTTGAGCTTGGTATTGCTTTCCTTTGATTGCCTTTTATGTTTTATGTAAGAAAACATTATAGGCCTTTGGTAAACTTACAGCAACTGCAACTTTATGTGGTACTGCCCAAGTGTCAGTTTTAATATTCCCCTTATTTTTCCTAATTGCTGTGAAGTATAAAAGAATACTCCTTTTATGAAATATTTAGTGATATGATAAACTGTAGTACTGACTACTGAGGTTTTGTTAAGTGATGATATGCATGTTAAGCATTTGTCTAATTGATCAATATTGAATACTTTAAACATCATGCTGATGATTTCTAATTCATTTATTGATGTGtgcataaaataaatatttttccatCATGAAAGGcagttattttttttctcttctcataACACTTgaactgtttttttttcctgtacACATGAACAGCTGCGTCAACTATGCAGATTTTCTGGTGTTCAAGTGTCTGTGGAACCAACAAATATCCGGGACTCCTTATACCGAGCATCTGTTAACTATGTTCTAGATGCTTGCAGCAGGTATGATTTTCTTAGGCATGCATTCTTGTCTATACCTTGGTTACCGCTACATGGCACCTGTTAATCTTGATGTACGCTCCTGTTTTAAGTTTTAATGGTTACTTTCGTTTTTTTCAGTGCACCTACTACCTCTACTTCAATTGATATCAATGGTGAGGATGCTCAACAATTCCTTGCTGGATTTGCTGAAAACATTGGCCTTGAAAATGTTCGTGCTGCAACAATTGTGTGTGCAGCTGTTGCTGCAAGTACACGCTCCCGTCTTCTACAGGCTTGGGTAATTTTCTCACCCAAATCTTATAATTGCAACCTTTGGGTTTTTTTCAAGATTACATTTTTGTAACAACTAGTATTAAAGGCAGGCAGCTATACTTTCAGTTAAAAATATTGTTGGCTGTTTATATTAATTTGTGTTACAAGAAATGCCACAAATTCCAGATATCTTTCTTAAAGATGGTATAATATCATACCATTAAATATGACCATTGTGTATGTTGTGTTTTCTTTGATGGTCACAGGATATAAAGAATCAGATGCTAGTTTTAAGTCTGGCAAATATGTAAAACCTATAATTTGATTGTGGGTCTTAAGAAAGGGTGCTTAACTTGAAAGTATTGTAAATTTGTTACTAAAATGCTTGAAGTTTAGGCCTCCGATAACTCTGGTCTGGTTTCTACAAAGTTCATGTGCATCCTCTTGAATGCTTCATTAAATTTATGCTGTTGTGTTTTAATCATAGGCTCTCGAAATGCAAGGAAAACATGTTGATGCAACGGTAGAACTGTCAAAGATATGCCTTCTTCTACGaatatttcctcctgaggaatcTTCTGTATGTATCTTAAATAATAATTTGCAGATTTTTATTTCTGTTAAATTTCTCCACTTCTCTTGGATGAATAATTCATTTGTTATTCTCATTGTAGCTTTTCCTGACTCAGTGTGGTAAGACTTGGGTTGTAGCTgtctcttaaattttttttttgataggcaaatgttagttgttagtaatgttaataaattagtccctcatcagggttcgaaccctggacccttcacccttcatcccacccaacccgaatgtcccctagctcttaatAGTTACCATATATTAAAAAGGGAGCTTAAATAACACTTTATGTTTTCATGTAAATGTTAATTCACTGGTAATTCTTAATGTTTCCATaaatgagaaatgaatataaggAAACAAGTACCATATAAACTGCTCATTGCggttattgatttttttttcat is a window of Lotus japonicus ecotype B-129 chromosome 5, LjGifu_v1.2 DNA encoding:
- the LOC130718681 gene encoding uncharacterized protein LOC130718681, with product MLIFSPSNSFTLPSQFPPPSCLVPTFVCASFRRRSRRRNRRNKLSSPLTTTTTSSEPKLETVLDLTHLTPFQVLIPSFRSEFRRFISSGKDAYRDLQTLFTLDDNRRLVVSCRPSTLHFVGTSAALTFLVLSVFRVLVQLVSGFGSWRRNASTYKPVVRRDRSLGGKEVVIAWGESQSQSTPASRVQRTAIAKNKVRVEKKLPKWWPSVINNAAVVFDVNERDEYKREAYRVVRAIVDNRMGGRDISEDDIIRLRQLCRFSGVQVSVEPTNIRDSLYRASVNYVLDACSSAPTTSTSIDINGEDAQQFLAGFAENIGLENVRAATIVCAAVAASTRSRLLQAWALEMQGKHVDATVELSKICLLLRIFPPEESSPEMEMVSRGLQKHLKLEQRKHLMFLFGKVCGEDSHRIAREALGLMHSDQLEDKMAL